The stretch of DNA CCACTGAAATGGGCATCCAGGCCTGCCTGGCTGCTGATCATGCCTTGCTGGTCGTTGAGCAGGCTGGCGGCATCAAGCCACAGGCCACTGGCGGCAATCAGGCCCGCGCTGTTGCTGAGGGTACGGGCAATGCTCAAGGTCAGGCCCTGGTCACTCAACAGTTTGCCTGCACCGTTGTCGAGGCTGCTTGCGCTGACGTTGAAGGCGCGCTGGCTGGCGATTTCACCCTGACGGTTATCGACGCCATCGAGGTTGCTCAGGGTCAGCTGCCCGCTGGCGTTGATCACGCCACTGCGGTTGTCCAACAGCCCGCGACGCAGGTCGAGGCTCAGGTCACCATCGCTGACCAGGCGCCCGCCGCCCTGCTGATCAAGGCTGCCGACGCTCGCCGTCAGGCGCTGTTTGCTGGTGAGCTGGCCACCGTTGCGGTTGTCGAGAAGGCCCGCGGCATACAGGTCGAGTGCTTGCCCGGCTGCCACCAGACCGGCGACGTTGTCCAGCGTTGCCACGTGCAGGGTGACTTGCCCCAGGCCCGACAATTCGCCATTGCGGTTGATCAGGCTGGTGCTGCTGACACTTAATGCACCGCTGCTGCCCAACAGCCCGCCCTGCCCGTTGAGCAGGCTCTGGCTGTTGACGCCAAGGTTGGAGCCAGCGAGCACACGCCCGTGGTTCTGGTTGTCCACCCGGGCGACCTCAAGCTGGGCATTGCGCCCGGCGCTCAGGGTACCCCCCTGGTTGGCCAGTTCGCTGGCCGTGACCACAACGTCCCGACTGGCGGCCAGGGTATGGCCACTGTTGTCCAACGACTGCGCACTAATGCGCACATCACCTTGGGTGTTGCGGCTGTTGTCGGCGTTGACCCCGGCTTCGATGACACCCTGGTTGAGCACCCGCCCCTTGCTGTCGAGGCTCACGCTGTCACGCGCGGCCAGATTACCCTGGTTGCGCAACTCGCCCTGGGCGCTGATGGCCAGGTCCTTGCCCGCGTACACGGTCCCCTGGGCATCGACACCCCGTGCCTTGGCAGCAAGCGAGCCGCCGGCGGACACCTGGCCGAGGTTCAACTGGCCATTGGCATCGATCTGGATGTCTCCCCCGGCAATCATGTCGCCGGCCAGCTTCACCCCCACGCCTGCCTCGGTGCCGACCAGGCGAATGGTATCGACGTACATACCGCCAAGGGCCGAGGAGTCGATCGCCAACTGCGGCACCGTGCTGCCATCGGCCGCCCGCGCGGTGGCCGTCAGCGTTTGGGCATCGACATCGTTGCGCCCGGCGACGATCGCCAATTTCTTCGCCTGGATCTGCGCATTGATCTGCGCTGCCCGGGTGATGATCTCGAACTGGTCGACATTGCTCGCATTGAGCCCCGCGCCCTGAATCGCGATGGCACCCTGATCGACCTGGTAACGGCGCAACTGGCCGTTCTCGATCACTGGCGTACCCGTGCTCAGGGTCACTTTCGGGGTATTGATGAAGCCGCAGCCATCGCAGCTGATGCCATGGGGGTTGGCCACGATGACGTGCGCGGCCTTGCCCGCCACTTCGGTGTAACCGCGCAGCTGGCTCGGATTGGCGCCGTTGACCTCATTGAGGATGATATCGGCGGCACGACCGGAGAAATTCGGGTTGCCGACGATGATGCCACCCAGTTGGGTGTTCTGCGTGCGATCCGTCGCGTTGTTGAGGATCAGCCCCTGCGCATCGACGTTGTAGTCCTTGAACTGGTTGTGCGACAGGCCGTTGCCATTGGGCGCGGCGATGTTGACGATCGGTACGCCATTGCCTGCCTGCGCCAGCCCCGTGCCTGGCGCGCTGACCGCAATACCTTCGGCCTGGGCCCACAGCGGCTGCCAGAACATGACGTTGGCCAGCAGCAAGGCCAGCGCACGCTTGGGCATGCCACAGAATGTGTCGCGTGCTTGCACGGCGGCAGAAGGCAGGCGAACCAGGAAGGCGAATTGGCGAACGTCCATGTAACGACCTCAGGTCAGCAGCGGCAGCGCTTACAGCAGCAGATCCAGCCGGAAGTAGATGGGTGACTCGCGCTCGGTGATGGCATCCGGGCGTTCGAGTGAATGGGCGAAGGTGACGCTGGCGGCCAGGTGCTGTCTGCGGGCGAACAGTTCCAGGGAATGGCTGGAGACTCGGCCGTGCTGGTCGCCACTGAAGCGGTCGTGGCGAATCACGCCCTGGTCGTAGCCGACGCTGGCGCCATACTCGGCGAGTAGCGGGCGCAGCCACTGAAGTTGCATCGGGCGGCTCCAGCGCAGGTCGTTGCGCCAGTAGCCACCGCTGTCCCCGGTCAGGAACTGGTCCTTGTAGCCTCGCACCGAAGACAACCCGCCCAGGCTCATGCGCTGCGGGCTGAACAGCGGATCCTCGCTGCGCTGCCCAGTGAACAGGCTGCTGAAGCTCAGGCGTTCGCCCCACAACGCAAACGGCTGCAGGTAGCTGAAGGTGAGGGTGTATTTGCGGTAGCGCGCGTCTGGATCGCCGGGGGTGTCTGTCTGCCGGGGCTGGGCACCGAAGGCACCGATGCCTTGCTGCATCCCCAGGTCGAGGTTGACGAACGCAGTGCCGATACGCCGACCATGGTTGATGCCGAACTGCGCTTCGCTGAGCCGGTTGCTGCTGTTCTTCAGGCGGCTGTCTTCGATGTAGTTGTTCGAACGCAGGTAGGCCAAACCGGTATTCAATGCGGTCTTCGAAACGCTGTCACGGTAGATCACCCGCTCGGCGCGAAACTGGTGGTTCTGGGTATCACCGGTCTGTTTGAAGGCGAAGTTGTTGGCCACGGCCTGGGAGCGGTAGGCGCTCTGGCTGTAGGCATAGTTGAAGTTCCACCAGCCCCAGGGCAGGTTGTAGTTGAGCATCTCGCTATGGGAGGTGTGCTGATGGTCGCTGACAGCGTCATGGCCGCCACGGACCAGCAACTGGTCGGCCAAGCCCAGCGGGCTGTCCCATTCCAGGCCATAACCCCATTGCTGTTCGCCGGTGGCGCGCTGCCCTTCGTTGTTACGTGACAGGCTGGCCCGCCAAGGTTTGGTCGGGGTGTTGCGCACATCAACGGTGCTGCCGCCTACGGTGTTGCCAGGCATCAGCTCCATCTTCGCCTGGTTGGACGGTAGGCGGTTGAGCTGATCGACCATCTGCTCGATATCCCGCAGGTTGAGCCGCTCACCGACCGTGCCAGGAAAGGTCATGGCCAGCTCACGCGCCGAGAGGCCGCTGTCATCGCCACTCTTGAGGCCTTCCAGGCGCCCTTCCACCACCTGTATTTCAAGGTGGCGGGTGGTCAGGTCCTGTTGCGGCAGGTAGGCACGGCTGGTGACCTGGCCAATAGCCAGGTAATGGTCGGTGATGGCCTTGAGCAAGGCATTGAGCTGCGACACGCCCAGGCATTGGCCAAGCCAGGGCTGCACCAGGCGCTCCCGCTCGGCTTTGGACAGACTGTCGGCACCCTTGATCTCGATGGTATCGACGGGGAAACAGCGTGTGTCAGCGGCCGTCGGCGCGGCTGGCTGTGTTGCTTGCTGGCCTGGCAGGTCGCGCAGTTCGTCCAGGCGGCGCTGCTGCTCTTGCAGCAAACGGTCCTGTCGATCACGAATCAGGTCCTGCTCGCCCGGGGTAGCTGCAAAGGTGGTTTGAGCTGCGCACAGCCCCAAGGCCATGAAGCACAACCTCATCACGAGGTGGTGAAACTGCATGTAACTTCCTTGTATATGTCATTTGGCCATCATTGGCGGGAAATCTTATTTAGATGGAAAAATGACGTCAAGAAAATTGCGCTCAACGGACGCGCCTGGGATGACACGTGTGATGGGTGCGTCGAGCATGCACGAAGATCTGAAGCGGACCGCGGCCTCCTGTAGGAGGCCGTGGTCGCGTATGACTGCTTTGTTTGTCGCAGTACCGCTATAACTGTCGAGAACCAGCGCTAAGGATCAGACCGCGAGTGCCGCCTCTTGGCGTTCGACGCCAATACCCTGCAATAGCGAGGCTACATCCTCGATCAACTGCCCGTCCTGCAGCAGTTCGAAATGGCCCCGGTCGCTGCTCAGGTGCCGCAGTGGCGTGCCGTAGTGCCCATCGATACTTGACCGCGCCGCCACTTCGCGCCCCGCCGCCCACCAGCAGGTGGGTTTCACTCGAGTGCCTGGCAATGCCTTCATGGCCATCGCTACTCGGTCCAGTTGCAGCGTGGTACGCACGAAAGCAACCCGCTCGGCGATGGCGAGATCGACCAACACTGGCGACGACAAGGTGCCAAGCACGGCCGCCATTGGCTCACCTAACAGCAGTCGCTCATCCTTGCCGGGGCCCTGCCAACCACAGCACAGTGCTCGGCTAGCGTCCGCATCGGCGCCCAGCGCCAGCAGCAGGCTCAACAAGCGCTCATCCCAGGGCTGCTGCTGGTCGGCCTGCGGCAAGTAGCTGTCCAGCAGCCCGACGAAGGCCACCGCCTGGCCCTGTGCCTCCAGCTCACGCGCCACCTGCAACGCCAAGGCGCCACCCAGCGACCAGCCGAGCAGGTAATAGGGCCCCTGTGGCTGCACGGCGCGGATGTAGTCGCAGTAGTCGACCGCCATCGACTCGACATCCCCGTCGACCCAGGCAGCATTGAACAACATGCGGCACTGGATGCCGTGCACCGCCCATTGCGGCTGCAGCCGCCTGGCCAACGGAAGGTAGTCGAACACCGAGCCATGCACGCCATGCAGGCAGAACAGCGGTGTGGCGCCCTGCTTCGGGGTGTTCAGCAATAGCATCGGGGGCTGGCTGGCAGCGCTTTGCAGGCGCCCGACCAACTCGCCGATACGCGGCGTGGTCATCAGATCGCGAAGGGTCATGGTGAACCCATCCAGCGCTGCCACCCGCACCCGGCGTACCAGTTCCATGGCCAGCAGCGAGTTGCCGCCCAGTTCGAAGAAGCTGTCATCAAGGCCGACCTCTTCCACATCCAGCAGCTCGCCCCAGAGCTTCGCCAGGCTCACCTCCAATGGCGTGACCGGCGCGCGGTAGTGTTCGGAACGGTCCAGCACGGGGGCTGGCAAGGCATGCCGATCGAGCTTGCCGTTGGGGTTCAATGGCATGGCTGGCAGCACCAGCAGGTGCGCGGGCACCATGTACTCCGGCAAGGCCTGGCGCAACCGGGCAAGCACCTGGCCACGCAGCGCGGCATCCCACTGCAGGCCCGGCGCCAGCACCAGGTAAGCCACCAGGCGCGAACCACGCCCTTCGCCTGCCACGGCGACCACCGCTTCACGCACTTCATCCATGGCCATCAGGCACGATTCCACTTCGCCCAGTTCGATGCGGAAACCGCGCACCTTGACCTGATGATCCACCCGGCCAAGGTACTCGACCACACCATCATGGCGCAGGCGCACCAGGTCGCCGGTACGGTAAAGGCGGCCACCTGTCGGGCCGAACGGGTCGGCGACGAAACGCTCGGCGGTCAGGCCCGGGCGCTGGTAGTAGCCGCGCCCCAACCCCTCACCGCCGATGTAGAGCTCGCCGGGCACGCCAGCTGGCAACAGCTGCAGGTCGCTGCCCAGCACATAGGCGGAACGCGCGCCGACGGGCGTGCCCACCGGCATGTACTGCGCATCGAACCCGCTGCCCAGGTGAACCGCCCACAGCAATGGCGTGATCACGGTCTCGGTCGGGCCATAGCCATTGATGATGCGCGGTGTGCGCAGCACCTGCTGGATCTGCTCGAAGGTGGCCCGGCTGGTGCCTTCGCCGCCCACGGTGTAAGAGCGAATGGGCAAGTCTGCACCCGCCTCGCCCAGATGCTCGGCCAGCTGCTGCAGGTAGCTGGGGGTGAAGCAGGTAATGGTGATGCCATGCTCGGCAATCTCGCGCGCGCTGCGCTCGACATCCCAGGCATCGTTGTCGCGCAGCATCAGCATCGAACCGGAAACCAGCGGCACCAGCCAGCGCTCATGGGCGCCGTCGAAGTTGATCGAGGCGAACTGCAGCTCGCGGTCTTCGGGGGTCATGCCATAGCGCTCGGCAATGGCCAGGCAGTGCATGGCCAGTGGGCCGTGGGTGACCGCCACGCCTTTCGGCCGGCCGGTGGAGCCGGAGGTGTAGATCAGATAGGCCAGGTTGCCCGCCGCCACCGGGTAATGGGCATCGTGCGCCGGGTAACCTTGCAGTTCGGCGCCATCCGCGCTGACCGGCAACACTGCGACAGCGGCAGGCAGTGGCAGCTCGGCCAGCAGATGGGGCTGGGCCAGCACCAGGGCAACGCCGCTGTCCTCGATCATGTAGCTCAACCGCTCGCGCGGGTGGGTCGGGTCCAGTGGCACGTAGGCGCCGCCGGCCTTGAGCACGGCCAGCAAGGCAACCAGCATTTCGACAGAGCGCTCGAGCGCTATGCCCACGCGCACCTCCGGGCCTACACCCGCCTCGTGCAGGCGCGCCGCCAGCCGGTTGGCCCACTGGTTGAGTTGCTGGTAATCGAGCTGCCTGCCCGCCACGACCAGCGCGGGGGCGTTGGGGCGCAGGTGGGCCTGTTGCTGTATCAGCCCGTGCACGGTACGCATTTCGGCGGCCATGCCCAGCCCAGGGTTCAAATCCTCCAGCTGCCAGTTGCGTTCAGCCTTGCTCAGCATGCACAGCTCGGCGAGCGGTTTGTCGTGCTCGGTGCTCATGCGCCACAACAGGTTCTGCCAATGGGCGAACATCTGCTGGGCGGTAGCGCCATCGAACAGGTCAGTGGCATAACTCAAGCTGGCACTGAGCTGACCGCCATGCTCCTGCGTGTCCAGTGCCAGGTCGAACTTGGCCCGCGAGGTCGGCGCGGGCAGCAGGGTCATCGACAAGCCGGCAAGCGCCGAAGCCCCCAGGTCATCGCCCATCACCTGGTGGTTGAACATGACCTGGAACAGCGGGTTGTGGCTGAGATCGCGATGCGCCACCAGGCTATCGACCAGCGCTTCGAAAGGCAGGTCCTGGTTGGCCTGGGCGGCGAGCAAGGTGGTGCGGGTGTCGTGCAGCAGCTGCGCGGTGGTCAGGCCATCTTCAAGCCGACCGCGCAATACCAGGGTGTTGACGAAGAAACCCGTCAGCGGCTCCACCTCTGGCCGGTTGCGCCCCGCCGACGGCATGCCCACGCAGACATCGTTCTGGCCGCTGTAACGGCGCAGCAGCAGCTGGAACGACGCCAGCAGCACAGTCGACAACGTGCAGCCGTGCGCTTGGGCCAGGGCGACCAGGCGCTGACGCAACGGCTCGTCCAGCGTGCCGGTCACCGCCTGGCCACGATGGCTGGGCACAGCTGGGCGTGGTCGATCGGTGGGCAGTTCCAGCACCGCAGGGGCATTGCTCAGTTGCTCCGTCCAATAGGCCAACTGCCGCGGCCCCTCGCCCGCTTCAAGCAGCTGGCGCTGCCAGGCGGCGAAATCGGCGTACTGAATGGCCAGCGCCGGGAGGTTGGCCTCGCGGCCTTCGCAGGCGGCCTGATAAAGCTGGATCAGTTCCCCGATCATCACCTGCATCGACCAGCCATCGGAGACGATGTGGTGCTGGGTGATTACCAGCACCCGGTCCGTCGCGCCGATTTCCAGCAACAGCACCCGCAGCAACGGGCCACGCTGAAGGTCGAAGGGCCGCACCACTTCGTGACTTACCGCCGCGGCGATGGCCTGGTCGTCGGCGCCTGGCAAGGCCACGTGCTCGATCGCCACCGGGGCTGCAGCGTGGATACGCTGCAGGGGTTCACCTTCGGCTGCCTCGAAGGTGGTGCGCAGCGGCTGGTGCCGCGCCACCAGCGCATCGAAACTCCTCTGCAGCGCGGCAAGGTCCAGTGGGCCTTCAAGGCGCAACGCTGCCGGCATGTTGTAGGCGGCACTCTGTGGGTCCAGCTGCCAGAGGAACCACTGGCGCTGCTGGGCATGGGAAAGGCGTGGCTCATCGCCTTCAGCCAGCGCGACGATGGGCAGGCGGCCCGGGTCGATGCCTTTTTCCAGCAGGCGCTTGAACAGGGCCACGCGCTTGTCATGGCCCAGCCCGCTGATCCGCTGGACCAGCTCATTGCCCTGTTGGGTCCCTTGCTTAAGCATCAAATGCCTCCAGTTCGTCCAACGCGTCAAAAATGGCGTCGTAGTCTTGTTCTGCCGGGCCCGCGTTGCGCGACACCAGGGCAGCCAGGGCGCCAAGGTCGTCGGCGAGGTAGGCATCCTGGATCGGCAATTCGACGGAAAACTCGGTCTTGATCCGGGAAACCAGGCGCACCATCAGCAACGAATGCCCACCCAGTTCGAAGAAATTGTCGTTAAGGCCAACCCGCTCGACCTTCAGCACCTCCTGCCAGATGGCAGCCAGGCGTTGCTCCAGCTCGCTCTGCGGCGCCAGGTACTCGCGCCGGGACTGGCCCAGCGCCGGTTTGGGCAGTGCCTTGCGGTCGAGCTTGCCGTTGGGCGACAGCGGCATGCGCTCGAGCAGCACCCACTGGCTTGGCACCATGTAGTCCGGCAGCACGGCAGCCAGGTGCGCCTTGATCGCCGCCAGGCTGTCGGCCTGCTCGGCCACCAGATACGCCACCAGCTGACCTTCGGCGGCCACTACCACGGCTTCGCGCACGGCATCCTGTTCCTGCAGGCGCGCTTCGATCTCGCCCAGTTCGATGCGCAGGCCGCGGATCTTCACCTGGTGGTCGATACGCCCGGCGTATTCGATCACGCCGTCCTCGCGCTGGCGCGCCAGGTCGCCGGTGCGGTACAGCCGCTGGCCAACAACGAACGGGCTGGTGACGAAACGCTCGGCAGTCAGCGACGGGCGGCGGTGGTAACCGCGGGCAAGGCCAATGCCACCCAGGTACAGCTCACCGGTCACGCCAGGGCTGACCGGGTTCAGCTCGCCGTCCAGCACGTAGGTCTGCAGGTTGGCGATCGGCTGGCCGATCGGGACGGCATCCTTGCCTTCTTCGACGCACGTCCAGTGGGTGACGTCGATGGCCGCTTCGGTCGGGCCGTACAGGTTGTACAGGCCGCTTTGCGGCAGCAGCGCCAGGGTCTGGCGTTGCAGCTCCACCGGCAGTGCTTCGCCGGAGCAGATGATCCGTCGCAGCGAGGTGCAGCGGGCGGCGTTTTCATCGCCGACGAAGGCCTGCAGCATCGACGGCACGAAGTGCAGCGTGCTGATCTGCTCGCGGGTGATCAGCTCGGCCAGGCGCGCCGGGTCGCGGTGGTCACCGGGCAGCGCCATGACCAGGCGTGCGCCTTCCATCAGTGGCCAGAAGAACTCCCACACCGACACATCGAAGCTGAACGGCGTCTTCTGCAGCACGCTGTCATTGGCGCTGAGCTGATAGGCCTCCTGCATCCAGGCCAGGCGATTGTGCAAGGCGACATGGCGGTTGCCGGCGCCTTTCGGTTTGCCCGTGGAGCCGGAGGTGTAGATGACGTAGGCGAGGTTTTCCGGGTGCAGTAGCACATCCGGGTTGTGCGCATCCTGAGCGTTCCAGGCCTCGGCCCGGTCCAGATCGAGCACGCTCAAGCCTTCGGGAATCGGCAGGCCATCGCGCAGGTGCGACTGGGTCAGCAGCAAGGCGATGCCGCTGTCCTCGAACATGTAGGCCAGGCGGTCCTGCGGGTAGTCCGGGTCCAGCGGCACATAGGCGCCGCCGGCCTTGAGGATCGCCAGCAGGCCGACCACCATTTCCACCGATCGCTCGGCGGCGATGCCGACCAGCACGTCCGGGCCCACGCCCATACCGCGCAGGTACTGCGCCAGGCGATTGGCCTCGGTATTGAGTTCGGCGTAGCTCAGCGTGCGTTCGGCGAAGGTCAGTGCCGGCGCCTGCGGCTGTTGGATGACTCGCTGTTCGAACAGCTGATGCACATACGGCGTACCTGAGTATTCGCGTGCTGTGGCGTTCCAGCTTTTCACTATCCGCGAATGAGCCGCCGCATCGACCAGCCCGAAGCTGCCCAGCAAGGCTTGCGGCGCGCTGGCAAAGCCTTGCAGCAGATGGCGCAGCTCGGCAGCAATTTGCTGCACCTGCTCATGGCCGAAGACCTGGCGCTGGTAGGCGAAGGTCAGTTGCATCTGTTCGCGTGCTTCGGCAATCAGGGTCAGCGGGTAGCCGCTGTATTCCTGATAATCCAGGCCGGAAAGACGCAACCCGGCACTGCTGTCCGACAGGCTCTGGGCCAGCGGGTAGTTCTCGAACACCAGCAGGCTGTCGAACAATGCCTCGCCATTGCGCCCGGCCGCCGCCTGGATGGCATACAGCGGTAGGTATTCATGCTCGCGCAGGCGCAGGTTGAGCGCCTGCACCTCACGCACCCAGTCGCCCACCGCCATCTGCCCTTGTGGCTCGGCGGCCACCGGCAGGGTGTTGATGAACAGGCCCAGTTGCTGCTCGATACCTGGCAATTCCGCCGGGCGCCCGGAGACGGTGGCACCGAAGCAAGGCCGACGTTGACCGGTGCGACGCTGCAACAGCAGCGCCCAGGCAGCCTGCAGCACGCTGTTGAGGGTGACCTGCTGTGCCTGCGCAAAGTGCTTCAGGGCCTGGCTCAGTGCCTCGCCCAGTTCCAGCACCACCGCGCCCTGCCCGGACTGGCTGGCATCGCGGGTAGCGCCAAGCAGCGACGGCCCGTCGAGGTCGAGCAGCTGGGCTTTCCAGAACGCATCGGCGCCAGCGCGGTCCTGCTGCTGCAGCCAGCCGAGGTAATCGCTGCGGGTGGCCTGCGTCAGCGCGGCAGGCTGCCCCGAGTAGGCCTGCATCACGGCGGCGAACAGCAACGAATTGCTCCAGCCGTCCATGAGAATGTGGTGGCTGCTGTAGATCAGGTGATGGCGCTGTGGCCCGGTGCGCACCAACACCAGGCGCAGCAGCGGCGCCTGGCCAAGGTCGAAGGCGCGTGCCTGCTCGGCCTGCGCCAGCGCTTCGAGGCGGGCGTCGATATCGGCCTCGCCTGCCCAGTCGAAGCGCTCGACTGGCAGCTCGACATGGCGCAATACCACCTGGCGTGGCGCTTCCAGGCCCTGTTCCCAGACAAACCCGGCGCGCAGCGACTCATGCTGGTCCAGCGCCAGCTGCCAGGCCTGGATGAAACGCTCAGGGTCGAGGTCGTCGAGGTTCAGGCGCAGGCGGTTGACGTAACTGCTGGCCTGGCCGTCGTACAGGCTGTGGAACAGCATGCATTCCTGCATCGGTGCCAGCGGGTAGATGTTCTCGACCTGGCGCAGGTCGACCGGCAGCGCATCCAGCTGCGCCTGGGTCAGGCCTGCCAGCGGGAAGTCGGCCGGGGTAGCCCCGCCGGCGTGGCTGTCGAGGCAATGCGCGACAAGCGCGGCCAGTTCACAGGCGTAGTCGTCGGCCAGCTTGGCGATCACCGGTTCGTCGAACATCGCCTGGCTGAAGGTGAAACCCAGCTCCAGTTCGCCGCCCAATACCTGACCATTGACGCTCAGCCAGTTGCCCAGTGGCGCGTCGGCAGCCAGGGTGGCGCCCACGCTTTCCATGGCGGGTGCGAACAGCCGGTCTTCACCGAAGCCCTGGTCGAACTGGCCGAGGTAGTTGAACGTCACCCGCGCTTGCGGCAACGCTTGCAGCGCCGCCTGTTGCGCCGGGCTGCCAAGGTAACGCAGCACGCCATGGCCGACGCCGCGCCCGGGCACGCCACGCAACTGCTCCTTGATGGCCTTGAGCGAGCCGGCCGGGTCGTCGGCCGGGGTCAGCGCCACCGGGAACAGGCTGGTGAACCAACCCACCGTGCGGCTCAGGTCCACGCCGTCGAACAGATCCTCACGGCCATGGCCTTCCAGCTGGACCAGCGCACTGCCCTGCCCGGTCCAACGGCACAGCACCCGTGCCAGGGCCGTGAGTAGCAGGTCGTTGACCTGTGTGCGATAGGCTGCCGGCGCCTGCTGCAGCAGGCCCTGGGTTATGTCGGCAGCCAGCCGGCAGCGTACGGTGCGTGCATCGCGTACCTGCAGGCTGACGTCGCGGCGTGCAGCCGGCAGGTCGCCGCTGTGCCCCGTGAGGGTCGCTTGCCAGTAAGCCAGCTCTGCCTCGCGGGCAGGCTCCTGGGCCCAGCCCACCAGGCGTTCGGCCCAGGCCTTGAATGCCGTGCTCTTCTCCGCCAGCGCGGGCGCGCGCCCGGCCAGCAGGGCAACGCAGGCCTGCTCCAGGTCCTCCAGCAGCACGCGCCAGGACACACCGTCGACCACCAGGTGATGAATTACCAGCAACAGGCGCTGCCCACCTTCGGCAAGGTCGCACAGCACTGCGCGCAGTAACGGCCCGTGAGCAAGCTCAAGGCTGCCCTGCGCCTCTTCTGCGATTGCCTGCAGTTGCTCAGCATCACTCGCCTGACGATGCCAAAGCAGTCCGCCTGGCACGCCCGCACGGTGCTCGGCACGCCAGCTGCCTTGCAGATTGCTGAAGGCCAGGCGCAGTGCGTCGTGCTGGTTGACCAGCAGCGTCAGGGCCTGCTCGACGATGTTCGCCGTCAACGCCTGGCGCGGTTGCAGCATGACTGCCTGGTTGTAATGCCCAGGCTGGTTCAGGGCCAGCTCGAAGAAGCGTGCCTGCACCGGCAGCAGCGGCATGCTGCCGCCGACCTGTGCAACAGCAGCGGGCTTGGCCACTGCAGCAGTCACCTTGGCAACCTGGGCCAGCTGGGCGATGGTCTGCTTCTCGAACAGCTGGCGCGGGCTGAGCTTGATCCCCTGGCGCTTGGCCCGGGCGATAATCTGCAGGCTGAGGATGGAGTCGCCACCGAGCTCGAAGAAGTTGTCTTCGACGCCGATATCTTCACGCTTGAGCACCGCTTGCCAGATGGCCAACAGCTGCTCCTCCAGCGCAGTGCTGGCGGCGACATGGCGCTTGAGTTGCACCTGCGGCTGCGGCAATGCGCGGCGGTCCAGCTTGCCGTTGGCGGTCAGCGGCAGGCGTTCCAGCAACACTAGATGAGCCGGTACCAGATAGTCCGGCAGCAACGCCTGCAACTGCTCGCGCAGGGCCTCGGCGCTCAGCGCGGGGTTGCCCGGCACGCACCAGCCGACCAGTTGCAACTGCGCCGGATCATCCCCTTGCGCAACCGCCAGCACCACGGCGTCATGCACCCCTGCCAGGCCACGCAGTA from Pseudomonas putida encodes:
- a CDS encoding non-ribosomal peptide synthetase, giving the protein MTRNTTLRIAEKFIGLPLEQRRQFLAKLRQDGKDFGLLPIPVSRHGLEAIPLSYAQQRLLFLWQLDPQSAAYNMAAGLRLRGALDASRLQGAFDALIERHEALRTVFQVDGEQPLQRVLAAAPMALQRIDLGTDDEVELARLVEDEVARPFDLLNGPLLRASLFRLGQDEHVLVVCMHHIVSDGWSMDVMVREFVQCYQAGPQSLPALPLQYADYAVWQRRWLEAGEGERQLQHWREQLGEEHHLLDVAADFPRPPVQSLQGETLKFDFGGPLSQRLRETARAQGVTLFMLMLTGYALFLSRHSGQRDIRIGVPNANRGREEVEGLIGFFVNTQVLRCVVDERLSLGELLVQVREATFAAQANQELPFEQLVEVLAPERSLGHNPLFQAKFNQNVGVQKQTALQLPGLAVSEYPLRKEGTHFDLALDVTDDGSLVHGEMTYASDLYQRTTIEGFIGALRELFETLLAAPDAPLHTLVKAPAPEVASQRAQPALVLQRWEQQVRRQPDGIAAVCAGQGLGHAELDSQANRLAHHLRDLGVAAGAPVAVLMERSLDWLVCLLGILKAGGVYMPLDIKAPTERLQGMLERSGASVLLCDSAEARQEALASSGCQVQPYTPQCWASLPGNAPHAAILATAPAYVIHTSGSTGQPKGVVVSHGALASYVDGLLQRLDLAADVSMALVSTIAADLGHTVLFGALCSGRTLHVLPEALGFDPDAFATYMGEQRIGVLKIVPSHLNGLLQAANAADVLPEHALIVGGEACSPALYQKVRELKPGCRFINHYGPSETTVGVLTHELQGEAPHAIPLGAALPGASVRVLDDVLNVLPARVAGELYIGGDSLAQGYLGQAALTAERFVPDPFGAPGTRLYRSGDRVHRDNAGLLHFLGRADDQVKIRGYRVEPGEVGRVLRGLAGVHDAVVLAVAQGDDPAQLQLVGWCVPGNPALSAEALREQLQALLPDYLVPAHLVLLERLPLTANGKLDRRALPQPQVQLKRHVAASTALEEQLLAIWQAVLKREDIGVEDNFFELGGDSILSLQIIARAKRQGIKLSPRQLFEKQTIAQLAQVAKVTAAVAKPAAVAQVGGSMPLLPVQARFFELALNQPGHYNQAVMLQPRQALTANIVEQALTLLVNQHDALRLAFSNLQGSWRAEHRAGVPGGLLWHRQASDAEQLQAIAEEAQGSLELAHGPLLRAVLCDLAEGGQRLLLVIHHLVVDGVSWRVLLEDLEQACVALLAGRAPALAEKSTAFKAWAERLVGWAQEPAREAELAYWQATLTGHSGDLPAARRDVSLQVRDARTVRCRLAADITQGLLQQAPAAYRTQVNDLLLTALARVLCRWTGQGSALVQLEGHGREDLFDGVDLSRTVGWFTSLFPVALTPADDPAGSLKAIKEQLRGVPGRGVGHGVLRYLGSPAQQAALQALPQARVTFNYLGQFDQGFGEDRLFAPAMESVGATLAADAPLGNWLSVNGQVLGGELELGFTFSQAMFDEPVIAKLADDYACELAALVAHCLDSHAGGATPADFPLAGLTQAQLDALPVDLRQVENIYPLAPMQECMLFHSLYDGQASSYVNRLRLNLDDLDPERFIQAWQLALDQHESLRAGFVWEQGLEAPRQVVLRHVELPVERFDWAGEADIDARLEALAQAEQARAFDLGQAPLLRLVLVRTGPQRHHLIYSSHHILMDGWSNSLLFAAVMQAYSGQPAALTQATRSDYLGWLQQQDRAGADAFWKAQLLDLDGPSLLGATRDASQSGQGAVVLELGEALSQALKHFAQAQQVTLNSVLQAAWALLLQRRTGQRRPCFGATVSGRPAELPGIEQQLGLFINTLPVAAEPQGQMAVGDWVREVQALNLRLREHEYLPLYAIQAAAGRNGEALFDSLLVFENYPLAQSLSDSSAGLRLSGLDYQEYSGYPLTLIAEAREQMQLTFAYQRQVFGHEQVQQIAAELRHLLQGFASAPQALLGSFGLVDAAAHSRIVKSWNATAREYSGTPYVHQLFEQRVIQQPQAPALTFAERTLSYAELNTEANRLAQYLRGMGVGPDVLVGIAAERSVEMVVGLLAILKAGGAYVPLDPDYPQDRLAYMFEDSGIALLLTQSHLRDGLPIPEGLSVLDLDRAEAWNAQDAHNPDVLLHPENLAYVIYTSGSTGKPKGAGNRHVALHNRLAWMQEAYQLSANDSVLQKTPFSFDVSVWEFFWPLMEGARLVMALPGDHRDPARLAELITREQISTLHFVPSMLQAFVGDENAARCTSLRRIICSGEALPVELQRQTLALLPQSGLYNLYGPTEAAIDVTHWTCVEEGKDAVPIGQPIANLQTYVLDGELNPVSPGVTGELYLGGIGLARGYHRRPSLTAERFVTSPFVVGQRLYRTGDLARQREDGVIEYAGRIDHQVKIRGLRIELGEIEARLQEQDAVREAVVVAAEGQLVAYLVAEQADSLAAIKAHLAAVLPDYMVPSQWVLLERMPLSPNGKLDRKALPKPALGQSRREYLAPQSELEQRLAAIWQEVLKVERVGLNDNFFELGGHSLLMVRLVSRIKTEFSVELPIQDAYLADDLGALAALVSRNAGPAEQDYDAIFDALDELEAFDA